A stretch of Pristiophorus japonicus isolate sPriJap1 chromosome 12, sPriJap1.hap1, whole genome shotgun sequence DNA encodes these proteins:
- the tsen2 gene encoding tRNA-splicing endonuclease subunit Sen2 isoform X1, with protein sequence MAEAIFHAPKRKRRVYESYEAPFPVSLTQEETSSKEQEHYYAEMMNNNVIVRKTENINALYGKGYFGKGVLSRSRPDYNISDPTLVAKWKDANRMHMPIISATKFQHHVEWAKSLLQAQGLEDRFIEKMLEGYTKPIDLPCDKKSSEFSDSSQEINIDTKVCTTKAASEERAEETHNGENHPAISPQNKKLCLEGDAPYDPLAKYGYVDCETIDREALAKVHCPRHDDFIIHCGCRYQDAVKEARQHNSTKDNQLSTEHEYVLVVEKILPCDDKELNRKFEMTERLVCKRNPFNVFEYLQLSLEEAFFLVYALGCLTIYHDEEPLTIVKLWEVFSTIQPGFKTNYMGYHYFRSKGWVPKTGLKYGTDLLLYRKGPPFYHASYSVVVEMVDDSCQGSQRRPFTWRSLAGLNRTTTNVSKELLLCYLIRPSNMTDEEMTSPECMKRIKVQELIVSRWISSRERTDQEEL encoded by the exons ATGGCAGAAGCAATCTTTCATGCCCCAAAAAGAAAGAGAAGAGTGTATGAGTCTTATGAAGCTCCTTTTCCTGTGTCATTAACCCAAGAAGAAACCAGTTCAAAGGAGCAAGAACATTATTATGCTGAAATGATGAATAACAATGTTATTGTAAGGAAGACAGAAAATATAAATGCACTGTATGGAAAG GGTTATTTCGGAAAAGGGGTGCTGTCAAGAAGCAGACCAGATTACAATATTTCAGATCCTACTTTAGTTGCCAAATGGAAAG ATGCCAATCGTATGCACATGCCTATAATTTCAGCAACAAA GTTTCAGCATCATGTAGAGTGGGCTAAAAGCCTCCTGCAAGCACAAGGGCTGGAGGACAGATTCATTGAGAAAATGCTTGAAGGTTACACAAAGCCAATCGACTTGCCTTGTGATAAAAAGAGCAGTGAATTTAGTGACAGTTCACAAGAAATAAACATTGACACCAAAGTCTGTACAACTAAAGCTGCATCTGAAGAAAGAGCTGAAGAAACACATAATGGAGAAAATCATCCTGCCATAAGCCCCCAAAATAAGAAACTTTGTTTGGAAGGTGATGCACCTTATGATCCTTTAGCAAAATATGGATATGTCGACTGTGAAACAATTGACAGGGAAGCTCTAGCAAAAGTGCACTGTCCCAGACATGATGATTTCATTATACACTGTGGCTGCCGATATCAAGATGCTGTGAAAGAGGCACGGCAACATAATTCAACTAAAGATAACCAGCTTTCCACAGAGCATGAATATGTACTAGTGGTAGAAAAAATACTGCCATGTGATGATAAAGAATTGAATAGAAAG TTTGAAATGACAGAGAGATTAGTCTGCAAGAGGAACCCTTTCAACGTTTTTGAATATCTTCAGCTCAGTTTGGAAGAG GCCTTTTTCCTTGTctatgccttgggatgtttaaccaTCTATCATGATGAG GAGCCTCTGACTATTGTCAAATTGTGGGAAGTATTTAGTACGATTCAGCCTGGGTTTAAAACCAATTACATGGGCTATCATTACTTTCGAAGTAAAGGCTGGGTGCCAAAAACTGGACTGAAGTATGGAACAGACCTTT TACTGTATCGAAAAGGACCTCCATTTTATCATGCAAG TTATTCAGTGGTGGTTGAAATGGTTGATGACAGTTGTCAGGGCTCACAGCGTAGGCCCTTTACTTGGAGGTCACTTGCTGGGTTAAACCGAACCACTACTAATGTCTCTAAG GAGCTTCTGTTATGCTATTTAATTAGGCCGTCAAATATGACTGATGAGGAAATGACATCACCGGAATGTATGAAGAGAATTAAAGTTCAG GAGCTGATTGTAAGCCGTTGGATTTCTTCCCGAGAACGCACTGACCAAGAAGAGTTGTAG
- the tsen2 gene encoding tRNA-splicing endonuclease subunit Sen2 isoform X2, whose amino-acid sequence MAEAIFHAPKRKRRVYESYEAPFPVSLTQEETSSKEQEHYYAEMMNNNVIVRKTENINALYGKGYFGKGVLSRSRPDYNISDPTLVAKWKDANRMHMPIISATKFQHHVEWAKSLLQAQGLEDRFIEKMLEGYTKPIDLPCDKKSSEFSDSSQEINIDTKVCTTKAASEERAEETHNGENHPAISPQNKKLCLEGDAPYDPLAKYGYVDCETIDREALAKVHCPRHDDFIIHCGCRYQDAVKEARQHNSTKDNQLSTEHEYVLVVEKILPCDDKELNRKFEMTERLVCKRNPFNVFEYLQLSLEEEPLTIVKLWEVFSTIQPGFKTNYMGYHYFRSKGWVPKTGLKYGTDLLLYRKGPPFYHASYSVVVEMVDDSCQGSQRRPFTWRSLAGLNRTTTNVSKELLLCYLIRPSNMTDEEMTSPECMKRIKVQELIVSRWISSRERTDQEEL is encoded by the exons ATGGCAGAAGCAATCTTTCATGCCCCAAAAAGAAAGAGAAGAGTGTATGAGTCTTATGAAGCTCCTTTTCCTGTGTCATTAACCCAAGAAGAAACCAGTTCAAAGGAGCAAGAACATTATTATGCTGAAATGATGAATAACAATGTTATTGTAAGGAAGACAGAAAATATAAATGCACTGTATGGAAAG GGTTATTTCGGAAAAGGGGTGCTGTCAAGAAGCAGACCAGATTACAATATTTCAGATCCTACTTTAGTTGCCAAATGGAAAG ATGCCAATCGTATGCACATGCCTATAATTTCAGCAACAAA GTTTCAGCATCATGTAGAGTGGGCTAAAAGCCTCCTGCAAGCACAAGGGCTGGAGGACAGATTCATTGAGAAAATGCTTGAAGGTTACACAAAGCCAATCGACTTGCCTTGTGATAAAAAGAGCAGTGAATTTAGTGACAGTTCACAAGAAATAAACATTGACACCAAAGTCTGTACAACTAAAGCTGCATCTGAAGAAAGAGCTGAAGAAACACATAATGGAGAAAATCATCCTGCCATAAGCCCCCAAAATAAGAAACTTTGTTTGGAAGGTGATGCACCTTATGATCCTTTAGCAAAATATGGATATGTCGACTGTGAAACAATTGACAGGGAAGCTCTAGCAAAAGTGCACTGTCCCAGACATGATGATTTCATTATACACTGTGGCTGCCGATATCAAGATGCTGTGAAAGAGGCACGGCAACATAATTCAACTAAAGATAACCAGCTTTCCACAGAGCATGAATATGTACTAGTGGTAGAAAAAATACTGCCATGTGATGATAAAGAATTGAATAGAAAG TTTGAAATGACAGAGAGATTAGTCTGCAAGAGGAACCCTTTCAACGTTTTTGAATATCTTCAGCTCAGTTTGGAAGAG GAGCCTCTGACTATTGTCAAATTGTGGGAAGTATTTAGTACGATTCAGCCTGGGTTTAAAACCAATTACATGGGCTATCATTACTTTCGAAGTAAAGGCTGGGTGCCAAAAACTGGACTGAAGTATGGAACAGACCTTT TACTGTATCGAAAAGGACCTCCATTTTATCATGCAAG TTATTCAGTGGTGGTTGAAATGGTTGATGACAGTTGTCAGGGCTCACAGCGTAGGCCCTTTACTTGGAGGTCACTTGCTGGGTTAAACCGAACCACTACTAATGTCTCTAAG GAGCTTCTGTTATGCTATTTAATTAGGCCGTCAAATATGACTGATGAGGAAATGACATCACCGGAATGTATGAAGAGAATTAAAGTTCAG GAGCTGATTGTAAGCCGTTGGATTTCTTCCCGAGAACGCACTGACCAAGAAGAGTTGTAG